A genomic segment from Euleptes europaea isolate rEulEur1 chromosome 15, rEulEur1.hap1, whole genome shotgun sequence encodes:
- the GPBAR1 gene encoding G-protein coupled bile acid receptor 1, whose amino-acid sequence MGNSLAGNKFQELIFWLTRPLSAFIILANLFIIIGIIFNRKIHGAINWFFLSLLCADLLAGTALPTIPQLAFEKEWGYHLCFFIYLAPNFLFLSFLANLLVVHYAKYVCIIHPLHYHKSWVYRWAALYILLAWTAPLSFACLPIIWNSWQPHRNCSFHLVFPTPYLYLETYGLLIPTILAMAFMCIRVLCVARRQLKNITKLLHSVNRGQAPSALEQQLELRNAKAIAGVSLIFLVCWVPYIACLNISLLSLQYNSVSSLTLTIVTCLGNGSTATVPIFLSLSNRQYLQFWRDVASRVCGSCCPGQKQAKPKATIPHSKSRIPETDPNRAQDPYLPSDEDPKPSSAADEAREV is encoded by the coding sequence atgggaaattccttggCTGGGAATAAATTCCAGGAGCTGATATTCTGGCTCACACGGCCCTTATCTGCCTTCATCATTTTAGCCAACCTCTTCATCATCATTGGGATCATCTTCAACCGCAAGATCCATGGTGCCATCAACTGGTTCTTCCTCAGCCTACTTTGTGCTGATCTTCTGGCTGGGACAGCCCTTCCAACCATTCCACAGCTGGCCTTTGAAAAGGAATGGGGCTACCACCTTTGCTTCTTCATATACTTGGCACCCAATTTCCTCTTCCTCTCGTTCTTAGCCAACCTGCTGGTGGTACACTATGCCAAGTATGTGTGCATCATCCATCCACTACACTACCACAAGTCCTGGGTGTATCGTTGGGCTGCTTTATACATACTCTTGGCCTGGACTGCTCCTTTGAGCTTTGCCTGCCTGCCAATCATTTGgaacagctggcaaccccatcgcAACTGTTCCTTCCACCTTGTCTTCCCCACACCTTACCTCTATTTAGAGACCTACGGACTCCTCATTCCCACCATCCTTGCCATGGCCTTCATGTGCATCCGAGTGTTGTGTGTAGCCCGAAGGCAGCTGAAGAACATCACAAAGCTCCTTCATTCAGTGAATCGAGGCCAGGCCCCTTCGGCACTGGAGCAGCAGCTGGAACTGCGGAACGCTAAGGCCATTGCCGGTGTCTCCCTCATCTTCTTGGTCTGCTGGGTGCCATATATTGCCTGCTTGAATATTTCATTGCTATCCTTACAATACAACTCTGTAAGTTCTCTCACTCTCACTATTGTCACCTGCCTAGGCAATGGCAGCACAGCCACTGTGCCCATCTTCCTCAGTCTTAGCAACCGCCAGTACTTACAGTTCTGGAGGGATGTGGCCTCCAGGGTCTGTGGGAGCTGCTGCCCTGGACAGAAGCAAGCCAAGCCAAAAGCCACGATACCACACAGTAAGTCTCGCATCCCAGAGACAGACCCAAATAGAGCACAAGACCCATATCTTCCCAGTGATGAAGACCCCAAACCTTCATCTGCAGCAGATGAAGCCAGGGAGGTTTGA